Proteins co-encoded in one Terriglobales bacterium genomic window:
- the moeB gene encoding molybdopterin-synthase adenylyltransferase MoeB, protein MKEPATPPALTNEEILRYSRHLIIPEVAMEGQLKLKAAKVLCIGAGGLGSPLALYLAAAGVGTLGLVDFDVVDFTNLQRQVLHGTSDVGRKKLDSAEETLREVNPFVEVRKFETKLTSENALPIFRDFDIIADGTDNFPTRYLVNDACVLTGKPNVYASIFRFEGQASVFATQEGPCYRCLYPEPPPPGLVPSCAEGGVLGILPGLLGVIQATETVKLILGKGDALIGRLLLVDALGMRFRELKLRKNPDCPACGQHPTVTKLIDYQEFCGIRGEEAPVTAGVPEITPLELKRRLDAGEDLFILDVREPHEYQICHLHGHLIPLGDLPQRVHELDSSREIVAHCRSGVRSAKAVDFLRQAGFRKVKNLKGGILAWSDQVDPRVPKY, encoded by the coding sequence ATGAAGGAACCAGCAACCCCTCCCGCGCTCACCAACGAGGAGATCCTGCGCTACTCCCGCCACCTCATCATCCCCGAGGTGGCGATGGAGGGGCAGCTCAAGCTGAAAGCGGCCAAGGTGCTGTGCATCGGGGCCGGCGGCCTGGGCTCGCCGCTGGCCCTCTACCTGGCCGCCGCCGGCGTGGGCACCCTCGGCCTGGTGGACTTCGATGTGGTGGACTTCACCAACCTGCAGCGCCAGGTCCTCCACGGCACCTCCGACGTGGGCCGCAAGAAGCTGGACTCGGCGGAAGAGACCCTGCGCGAGGTCAATCCCTTCGTCGAGGTCCGCAAGTTCGAGACCAAGCTCACCAGCGAGAACGCGCTCCCGATCTTCCGCGACTTCGACATCATCGCCGACGGCACCGACAACTTCCCCACTCGTTACCTGGTGAATGACGCCTGCGTGCTCACCGGCAAGCCCAACGTCTACGCCTCCATCTTCCGCTTCGAGGGCCAAGCCAGCGTCTTCGCGACCCAGGAAGGGCCCTGTTACCGCTGCCTCTATCCCGAGCCACCTCCGCCCGGGCTGGTGCCCTCGTGCGCCGAGGGCGGCGTGCTCGGCATCCTGCCCGGCCTGTTGGGGGTGATCCAGGCCACGGAGACGGTGAAGCTCATCTTGGGCAAGGGCGACGCGCTCATCGGGCGCCTGCTGCTGGTGGACGCGCTGGGCATGCGCTTCCGCGAACTCAAGCTGCGCAAGAACCCCGATTGCCCGGCTTGCGGCCAGCACCCCACCGTAACCAAGCTGATCGACTACCAGGAGTTCTGCGGCATCCGCGGCGAGGAAGCGCCCGTGACCGCGGGCGTCCCTGAGATCACGCCGCTGGAGCTGAAGCGCCGCCTCGACGCCGGCGAAGACCTGTTCATCCTGGACGTGCGCGAGCCCCACGAGTACCAGATCTGCCACCTCCACGGCCACCTCATCCCGCTGGGCGATCTGCCGCAGCGCGTGCACGAACTCGACTCCAGCCGCGAGATCGTGGCCCACTGCCGTTCCGGAGTGCGCAGCGCCAAGGCGGTGGACTTCCTGCGCCAGGCCGGCTTCCGCAAGGTCAAGAACCTGAAGGGCGGCATCCTGGCCTGGAGCGACCAGGTCGATCCCCGCGTGCCCAAGTACTGA
- a CDS encoding MoaD/ThiS family protein, producing MKILIPTPLRPYVEKKDLVEIAARTVGEGLSQLTARYPELRRHLYGEEGKLRAFVNLYVNDDDIRYLKQEATPVQDGDTLSIVPSIAGGCCWYCCCR from the coding sequence ATGAAGATCCTGATCCCAACCCCGCTTCGCCCCTACGTGGAGAAGAAGGACCTGGTGGAGATCGCCGCGCGCACCGTGGGCGAAGGGCTGAGCCAGCTCACCGCCCGCTATCCCGAGCTGCGCCGCCACCTGTACGGCGAGGAAGGCAAGCTGCGCGCCTTCGTCAACCTGTACGTCAACGACGACGATATCCGCTACCTCAAGCAGGAAGCCACGCCCGTCCAGGACGGCGACACCCTCTCCATCGTTCCCTCCATCGCCGGCGGCTGTTGCTGGTATTGTTGTTGCCGCTAG
- a CDS encoding M67 family metallopeptidase codes for MENAECGLGPYFVFHSAFFILHSALMLKISQSALAALRRHGEETYPHECCGVLLGAFEGGTRSVREVVRASNTRLDALHNRYNIDPAELVRIQRQARERGLEIVGFYHSHPDHPARWSATDLAEAHWVGCSYVITGVERGKAAVTNSFLLAGTAEEDKHFEDEEVRDIG; via the coding sequence ATGGAGAATGCAGAATGTGGCCTCGGTCCGTACTTCGTTTTTCATTCTGCATTCTTCATTTTGCATTCTGCATTGATGTTGAAGATCTCCCAATCCGCTCTCGCTGCGCTGCGCCGCCACGGCGAAGAGACTTATCCGCACGAATGCTGCGGGGTGCTGCTGGGCGCGTTCGAGGGCGGCACGCGCAGCGTGCGCGAGGTGGTGCGCGCCTCGAACACCCGCCTGGACGCGCTGCACAACCGCTACAACATCGACCCCGCCGAGCTGGTGCGCATCCAGCGGCAGGCGCGTGAGCGCGGCTTGGAGATCGTCGGCTTCTATCACTCCCACCCCGACCACCCTGCGCGCTGGTCCGCCACCGACCTGGCCGAGGCCCACTGGGTGGGCTGCTCCTACGTCATCACCGGCGTGGAGCGTGGCAAGGCCGCGGTGACCAACTCCTTTCTCCTGGCCGGCACGGCCGAGGAGGACAAGCACTTCGAGGATGAGGAGGTCAGGGACATTGGGTGA